The following coding sequences lie in one Rutidosis leptorrhynchoides isolate AG116_Rl617_1_P2 chromosome 4, CSIRO_AGI_Rlap_v1, whole genome shotgun sequence genomic window:
- the LOC139841589 gene encoding uncharacterized protein gives MPKKIMDSLTKDALDIASSNFNIVALDLLDKIDKDEEEEIIQPILRAPRRFIHRDREGTAMRLWNDYFSENPTFPGDYFRRRYRMSRPLFICICQGIMNYSQEPIPDYFLYFHQKRDATGLLGFNVFQKCTSVIRQLAYGTAPDAFDEYLNMSQQKSYDCLNNFCKSVIHLYGSEYMRKPTPQDVARLVSAHAELYGFLGMLGSLDCMHWAWKSCPYKYKGHYTRGDHGYPTFMLKAMASYDL, from the coding sequence ATGCCTAAAAAAATTATGGATAGTCTTACGAAAGATGCGTTGGATATTGCAAGTTCTAATTTCAATATCGTCGCACTCGATCTACTTGATAAGATAGATAAAGACGAAGAGGAAGAAATCATTCAACCAATTCTAAGGGCGCCTAGAAGATTTATTCATAGAGACCGAGAGGGAACCGCGATGcgtttatggaatgattatttttccGAGAATCCCACTTTCCCCGGAGATTATTTTCGTCGCCGTTATAGGATGAGTCGACCATTGTTTATATGCATATGCCAAGGTATAATGAATTACTCTCAAGAACCTATTCccgattattttttatattttcatcAAAAGCGGGATGCTACCGGGTTGTTGGGTTTTAATGTTTTCCAAAAATGTACATCCGTGATACGCCAATTAGCATACGGTACTGCACCTGATGCTTTTGACGAGTACTTAAATATGAGCCAACAAAAATCATATGACTGTttgaataatttttgtaaaagcGTGATTCACTTGTACGGTTCGGAGTATATGAGAAAACCGACTCCACAAGACGTAGCACGTCTTGTATCCGCACATGCGGAATTATATGGTTTTCTGGGAATGTTGGGTAGtctagattgtatgcattgggcatgGAAAAGTTGCCCATATAAATATAAAGGTCATTATACTAGAGGCGATCATGGCTATCCAACATTCATGTTAAAAGCTATGGCATcttatgatttatga